One stretch of Terriglobales bacterium DNA includes these proteins:
- a CDS encoding LysR family transcriptional regulator encodes MLEDLRALVEFAQAGSIAGAADRLFRTPSAITRQVQRLEAALGAELLDRSVKPPRLNSLGSRVLEQARDLLQRTEALKSLTSSDAEPHGLLR; translated from the coding sequence TTGCTCGAAGATTTACGCGCCCTCGTAGAGTTTGCCCAGGCCGGGTCCATCGCCGGTGCAGCCGATCGTCTATTCCGGACGCCCTCTGCGATTACCCGGCAAGTGCAAAGGCTGGAGGCTGCATTGGGTGCCGAGTTGCTCGACCGCTCGGTAAAGCCGCCGCGTCTGAACTCGCTTGGCTCCAGGGTACTCGAACAAGCGCGAGATCTGCTGCAGCGGACCGAGGCGCTGAAATCTCTTACGTCGAGCGACGCCGAACCTCACGGCCTCTTGCGCA